From Schizosaccharomyces pombe strain 972h- genome assembly, chromosome: II, the proteins below share one genomic window:
- the mex67 gene encoding nucleoporin Mex67, whose amino-acid sequence MLRRKRERRNAVKENEMVIDTPLEKRRTPGKPRATREPPISVVITGHSKGSEDDLISFVWRKVKVRLMNISYSPASVTAVVKSQDFSRLNGLNGAAFAGDHLAIRRVDGASNVTQDYRKAKTKRSFRSVSAPSLSALATQAQRNVSKTLPQSTNETIEKLRQFLQTRYQPATKFLDLGNLQQDPLLKQMGILAEASTKSKMFPALMKVASLNFPDVISVSLSDNNLQSVTAVTTLAQTWPKLLNLSLANNRITSLSDLDPWSPKTKLPELQELVLVGNPIVTTFANRAMDYQREMVSRFPKLRLLDGNSINSEIIASQSTVPFPVYQSFFDKVETEQIVNSFLAAFFKGWDENRSALVNQLYSPNATFSISLNASNVRTNFSQKTDTKKWGAYKMKSRNLLYSQSQKESKSRLFNGHEEISNAVKSLPATAHDLSDRSQWVFDGWNLVLPSVGAAIKIVVHGQFEEPQNKRLLRSFDRTLLILPGGSTGILIINDLLVIRSFAGSLGWLPGQSSVRTSNNAMSASASKPSDIVQPRPEQAMLDTRQQIVLKIKAETGLNDYYAHMCCEQNNWDYNSALASFLELKSRNVIPAEAFS is encoded by the coding sequence ATGTTGCGTAGAAAGCGGGAGCGTCGTAATGCTGTTAAAGAGAATGAAATGGTAATTGATACACCATTGGAGAAACGCCGTACACCAGGCAAACCTCGTGCCACGCGTGAACCCCCGATATCCGTAGTTATTACTGGTCATTCCAAGGGTTCTGAGGACGACTTAATAAGCTTTGTTTGGAGAAAAGTCAAGGTTCGTCTAATGAACATTTCATATTCTCCGGCTTCGGTCACTGCCGTAGTTAAAAGCCAAGACTTTAGTCGTTTGAACGGGTTAAATGGTGCGGCTTTTGCTGGTGATCATTTGGCTATACGAAGGGTCGATGGAGCTTCTAACGTTACTCAAGATTATAGAAAAGCAAAGACAAAACGATCATTTCGTTCTGTTTCAGCTCCTTCATTATCTGCATTAGCAACACAAGCCCAGAGAAATGTTTCAAAAACGTTACCACAATCCACAAATGAGACCATTGAAAAGTTACGCCAGTTTTTGCAAACCCGTTATCAACCTGCTACTAAATTCTTGGACCTCGGAAATTTGCAACAAGATCCtcttttaaagcaaatggGGATTTTAGCAGAGGCTTCTACTAAGAGTAAGATGTTTCCAGCGTTAATGAAGGTTGCTTCTTTAAACTTTCCAGACGTTATATCAGTTAGTTTGTCGGATAACAACTTACAATCGGTGACTGCCGTAACCACTTTAGCACAAACATGGCCTAAACTTTTAAACCTTAGTCTTGCTAATAACCGGATTACTTCTTTATCTGACTTGGATCCATGGTCCCCCAAAACAAAGCTTCCCGAACTCCAAGAGCTTGTTCTTGTCGGAAACCCGATTGTCACAACCTTTGCTAATCGTGCTATGGATTATCAACGGGAAATGGTTTCGCGTTTTCCGAAGCTTCGTCTTTTAGATGGTAACAGCATAAATTCAGAGATTATCGCCTCTCAATCTACCGTCCCTTTTCCGGTTTATCAATCTTTCTTTGATAAGGTTGAAACCGAACAAATagtcaattcttttttggcTGCGTTCTTTAAAGGTTGGGATGAGAATAGAAGTGCACTTGTCAATCAATTATACAGTCCAAATGCTACCTTCTCAATCTCTCTGAACGCTTCAAACGTTAGAACGAACTTTTCTCAGAAAACAGACACTAAAAAATGGGGAGCttacaaaatgaaaagcaGAAATCTACTTTACTCACAATCACAGAAGGAGTCGAAATCTCGTTTATTTAACGGGCACGAAGAAATAAGCAACGCTGTAAAATCCTTACCTGCTACGGCTCACGATTTATCAGACCGTTCGCAATGGGTTTTTGATGGTTGGAACCTGGTTCTGCCTTCGGTTGGTGCAGCCATCAAAATTGTTGTCCATGGGCAATTTGAGGAACCACAAAACAAACGACTTCTACGAAGTTTTGATCGAACTTTGCTGATTTTGCCGGGAGGTTCCACAGGCATATTGATTataaatgatttattaGTCATTCGTTCATTTGCTGGATCGCTCGGGTGGCTACCTGGTCAAAGCAGTGTACGAACAAGCAATAATGCCATGTCTGCGTCTGCTTCAAAGCCTAGTGATATTGTACAGCCAAGACCGGAACAAGCAATGTTAGACACTAGACAACAAAttgtattaaaaattaaggCGGAGACAGGTTTAAATGATTACTATGCTCACATGTGTTGTGAGCAAAATAATTGGGATTACAACAGCGCTCTAGCatcttttttggaattaaaGTCGCGAAATGTTATACCAGCCGAAGCATTTTCATGA
- the ape2 gene encoding aminopeptidase Ape2, with product MQVTIPKSTSKEDDKNRNLLPKNVKPIHYDLSLYPDLETFTYGGKVVVTLDVLEDSNSITLHGINLRILTAALEWGSQTVWASEVSYGDERIVLQFPSTVPANSVAVLTLPFTARISSGMEGFYRSSYVDSDGNTKYLATTQMEPTSARRAFPCWDEPALKATFTIDITAKENYTILSNMNAVEETVKDGLKTARFAETCRMSTYLLAWIVAELEYVEYFTPGKHCPRLPVRVYTTPGFSEQGKFAAELGAKTLDFFSGVFGEPYPLPKCDMVAIPDFEAGAMENWGLVTYRLAAILVSEDSAATVIERVAEVVQHELAHQWFGNLVTMQFWDGLWLNEGFATWMSWFSCNHFYPEWKVWESYVTDNLQSALSLDALRSSHPIEVPIMHDYEINQIFDAISYSKGSCVIRMVSKYVGEDTFIKGIQKYISKHRYGNTVTEDLWAALSAESGQDISSTMHNWTKKTGYPVLSVSETNDGELLIEQHRFLSTGDVKPEEDTVIYWAPLKLKTMKDGKAVVDEKAVLSDRSKKIKVDKEALESYKLNSEQSGIYRVNYSADHLKKLSQIAVEKPDYLSVEDRAGLIADVASLSRAGYGKVSSTLDLIKTWKDEPNFVVFAEMLARLNGIKSTLRFESSDIIAAMKKLVLEVSATKAHSLGWEFKANDDHIIRQFKSTVYNYAGLFGDDKVVKDALSKFDAYASGNKSAINDNLRSAVFNIAIRYGGAKSWDQLLEIYTKTNDPYVRNSCLRAFGVTEDEKYIQKTLDLTLDPIVKEQDIYLILVTLSTHKNGVLAMWKFATSNWDKLLSRLPVAGTMRGYVVRFVTSGFTHASAIDKIKEFFADKDTKLYERALQQSLDTISANSSFIDKSLDDITRWLKENRYM from the coding sequence atgCAAGTCACCATTCCTAAATCTACTTCTAAGGAAGACGATAAAAATCGGAATTtgcttccaaaaaatgttaaacCCATCCACTATGATTTGAGTTTATATCCAGATTTGGAGACGTTCACTTACGGCGGTAAAGTCGTCGTTACCTTGGATGTACTTGAGGACAGCAACAGTATTACTCTACATGGCATTAACCTTCGTATTTTGACGGCTGCGTTAGAATGGGGCAGCCAAACCGTCTGGGCCAGCGAAGTCTCTTATGGGGATGAGCGTATCGTTCTTCAATTTCCCTCCACTGTCCCAGCCAACTCTGTTGCTGTTTTGACGTTGCCTTTCACTGCCCGTATTTCCAGTGGCATGGAGGGTTTCTACCGCTCTAGTTACGTTGACAGCGATGGTAATACCAAGTATCTTGCCACGACCCAGATGGAGCCTACTAGTGCTCGTCGTGCTTTCCCCTGCTGGGATGAACCTGCTTTGAAAGCTACCTTTACCATCGATATCACTGCTAAGGAAAACTATACTATCCTTAGTAACATGAATGCCGTTGAGGAAACTGTCAAGGATGGTTTGAAAACTGCCCGTTTTGCCGAAACTTGCCGAATGTCCACTTACCTTTTGGCTTGGATTGTTGCCGAACTCGAATACGTTGAGTATTTCACCCCTGGCAAGCATTGCCCCCGTCTTCCTGTTCGTGTTTATACTACACCTGGGTTTTCCGAACAGGGTAAATTTGCTGCGGAATTAGGTGCTAAGACCTTAGACTTCTTCTCTGGTGTATTTGGCGAGCCATATCCTTTACCCAAATGCGATATGGTTGCTATTCCTGATTTTGAAGCAGGTGCTATGGAAAATTGGGGTTTAGTTACCTACAGACTTGCTGCCATCTTGGTTTCTGAGGATTCCGCTGCTACTGTAATTGAACGTGTAGCCGAAGTTGTACAACACGAATTAGCCCATCAGTGGTTTGGTAATCTTGTTACCATGCAATTTTGGGACGGCTTATGGCTTAATGAGGGTTTCGCTACCTGGATGTCATGGTTTAGCTGTAACCATTTTTACCCTGAATGGAAGGTTTGGGAATCTTATGTTACAGACAACCTTCAATCTGCTCTTTCGTTGGATGCACTTCGTTCCAGTCATCCTATTGAAGTTCCCATTATGCACGATTACGAAATTAACCAAATATTTGACGCTATCTCTTACTCTAAAGGTTCTTGTGTTATCCGCATGGTTAGCAAGTATGTTGGCGAAGATACGTTTATTAAGggtattcaaaaatacatTTCTAAGCACCGTTATGGTAACACAGTTACGGAAGACTTATGGGCTGCCTTGTCGGCAGAATCAGGTCAGGACATCTCTTCCACTATGCACAATTGGACTAAGAAGACAGGTTATCCCGTGCTATCCGTTTCTGAAACCAATGATGGAGAGCTTTTAATTGAGCAACATCGATTTTTGTCAACAGGAGACGTTAAACCCGAAGAAGATACTGTAATTTATTGGGCCCCCTTAAAACTTAAAACGATGAAGGATGGTAAAGCAGTTGTTGATGAAAAAGCTGTGCTTTCAGACCGATccaagaaaattaaagttGATAAAGAGGCTCTCGAATCTTATAAGCTAAACTCTGAACAATCTGGTATCTACCGTGTTAACTATTCTGCCGATCATTTAAAGAAGTTATCTCAAATTGCGGTTGAAAAGCCAGATTATCTTAGTGTCGAGGATCGTGCTGGTTTAATTGCCGACGTCGCTTCTCTCTCGAGAGCTGGCTACGGTAAAGTTAGCAGCACTTTAGATCTTATCAAAACTTGGAAAGACGAGCCTAACTTTGTAGTCTTTGCTGAGATGCTTGCCCGCTTGAATGGTATAAAGTCCACTTTACGTTTCGAAAGTTCTGATATCATTGCTGCAATGAAAAAGTTAGTTCTGGAGGTTTCTGCTACTAAAGCCCATTCACTCGGCTGGGAATTCAAGGCAAATGACGATCATATCATTCGCCAATTTAAGAGTACAGTATACAATTATGCCGGTTTGTTTGGTGATGATAAGGTGGTTAAGGATGCACTTTCCAAGTTTGATGCTTACGCGTCTGGTAATAAGTCCGCCATTAATGATAATTTGAGATCCGCCGTATTTAACATTGCAATTCGTTATGGTGGTGCTAAGTCGTGGGATCAACTTCTTGAAATTTATACTAAAACTAATGATCCTTATGTCCGTAATAGTTGTTTGAGAGCCTTTGGTGTTactgaagatgaaaagtatattcaaaaaactttGGATTTAACCCTTGACCCTATTGTCAAGGAACAAGATATTTATCTTATTTTGGTTACATTGAGTACTCACAAAAACGGTGTTTTGGCAATGTGGAAGTTTGCTACTTCTAACTGGGATAAGTTGCTTTCAAGACTTCCTGTTGCTGGTACAATGCGTGGCTACGTTGTGAGATTCGTAACAAGTGGATTCACTCATGCCTCCGctattgataaaattaaggaattttttgCCGATAAAGATACGAAGTTGTATGAACGTGCACTTCAACAATCTTTGGACACTATTTCTGCTAATTCAAGTTTCATCGACAAATCACTGGATGATATCACTCGCTGGCTTAAGGAGAATCGTTATATGTAA
- the pvg3 gene encoding galactosylxylosylprotein 3-beta-galactosyltransferase Pvg1, producing the protein MFSNSKKKIFLYVLIAGVATFSFAFLVLNRLQAEEHSLAYVENLFLDPFIKQNESLAHANDRPFKLYLGIFSQAKNVDRRNFLRTDYNEYIKEFAVNDTVDVRFILGLPENEQELATIREEQRTYGDLAVLPIPENVDAGKSIVYFQTFLEGYQPFPLFSELADNLIMPSTQFHGSFIYNQSIKTYELPGMKEFQDLGEPKHDYDFIVKADDDSFLNLPRLFEMLKEHVGKSRFYFGRDCTRRELPTAVRDFPYMCGFFYIVSPDMAYEVAKRRNIIIPFEDAQTGYSIYLSGNVKNAEFSKCTLYDLILPNEGFNYRQSYLRIDAIAVHKLKSIPLLSTVSNWFKKMYEHRANCSALIETERLSCLQATIPLPSLDV; encoded by the coding sequence atgttttcaaattctaaaaaaaaaatttttctttacgtGCTAATTGCCGGTGTTGCTACTTTTtcctttgcttttcttGTACTAAATCGTCTACAGGCCGAAGAACATTCACTCGCCTACGTAgagaatttgtttttagatCCCTTCATTAAGCAAAATGAATCGCTTGCCCATGCGAACGACAGACCTTTCAAACTGTATTTGGGGATTTTTAGTCAAGCTAAGAACGTGGATAGGCGTAACTTTTTACGTACCGACTATAATGAATATATTAAGGAGTTTGCCGTAAATGATACTGTGGATGTTAGATTTATCCTTGGTTTACCTGAGAATGAGCAGGAATTAGCTACCATTCGCGAAGAGCAGCGAACGTATGGTGACTTAGCAGTACTACCTATTCCGGAGAATGTGGATGCTGGAAAGTCCATTGTATACTTCCAAACATTTTTAGAGGGCTACCAGCCGtttcctcttttttctGAACTTGCAGATAATCTTATAATGCCCAGCACTCAGTTTCATGGTagttttatatataatcAAAGTATTAAGACATATGAGTTGCCTGGTATGAAGGAATTCCAAGATCTCGGCGAGCCAAAGCATGACTACGATTTTATTGTTAAAGCCGATGACGATTCTTTCTTGAATTTACCCCGTCTGTTTGAAATGTTGAAAGAGCACGTTGGGAAAAGCCGCTTTTATTTTGGAAGGGATTGCACACGAAGAGAATTACCTACCGCTGTTCGTGACTTCCCGTACATGTGCGGGTTCTTCTATATAGTATCTCCTGATATGGCTTATGAGGTGGCTAAACGCCgtaatattattattccGTTTGAAGATGCTCAGACCGGCTATAGCATTTACCTTTCCGgtaatgtaaaaaatgcGGAATTCTCTAAATGCACATTGTATGATTTGATTTTACCCAACGAAGGTTTTAATTATCGTCAAAGCTATTTACGCATTGACGCCATTGCCGTCCATAAGCTTAAAAGCATCCCTCTCTTGTCGACGGTAAGCAattggtttaaaaaaatgtatgaACATCGTGCCAATTGCAGTGCCTTGATAGAAACTGAACGACTTTCGTGTCTTCAGGCAACAATTCCTTTACCTTCTTTGGACGTTTAA
- the sgf29 gene encoding SAGA complex subunit Sgf29, giving the protein MVRPINAEEDVTSMWVKFHESLNPIRSSLIKQEECYKTVDGDDNPIEERIKACDAGIQTSEEQKKELEHTMQSLEMIINVLEKANEKPVITNSPLTRSRRNRGTSFTANTVTFTPGMSVAFKLPYTRHNEGGDWIQCIIIKVTGEGAKQRFEVQDPEPDDDGNAGQIYKTTANHLIQIPAKGTPLPPISPKTNVLARYPETTTFYRAEVIRTLPDGSCKLRFEGEEEVGKETVVERHLVLEYNG; this is encoded by the exons ATGGTACGCCCCATAAATGCTGAAGAGGATGTGACATCCATGTGGGTTAAATTTCATGAAAGCCTAAATCCCATTCGGTCtagtttaataaaacaagaaGAATGTTATAAAACGGTTGATGGCGACGATAATccaattgaagaaagaattaaaGCGTGTGACGCGGGAATTCAAACCTCTGAAgaacagaaaaaagaattggagCATACAATGCAATCTCTTGAGATGATTATTAATGTACTCGAAAAAGCCAATGAAAAACCTGTAATTACAAATAGTCCTTTGACGAGAAGTCGTCGAAACCGAGGAACAAGCTTTACAGCAAATACAGTAACCTTTACACCTGGCATGTCTGTAGCTTTCAAGTTACCATACACGAGGCATAACGAGGGAGGTGATTGGATTCAATGTATCATTATTAAAGTGACTGGAGAAGGAGCAAAACAGAG ATTTGAAGTGCAGGATCCAGAACCGGATGATGACGGTAATGCAGgtcaaatttataaaactaCAGCTAATCATCTTATACAAATTCCTGCAAAAGGAACTCCTTTACCCCCAATAAGcccaaaaacaaatgttttAGCTCGATATCCTGAAACTACTACGTTTTATCGGGCAGAAGTCATTCGCACTCTGCCTGATGGATCATGTAAACTTCGATTTGAAGGAGAAGAGGAAGTTGGGAAAGAAACAGTGGTAGAGCGTCATTTGGTGTTAGAGTACAATGGTTAA
- the hob1 gene encoding BAR adaptor protein Hob1: MSWKGFTKALARTPQTLRSKFNVGEITKDPIYEDAGRRFKSLETEAKKLAEDAKKYTDAINGLLNHQIGFADACIEIYKPISGRASDPESYEQEGNAEGIEAAEAYKEIVYDLQKNLASEMDVINTRIVNPTGELLKIVKDVDKLLLKRDHKQLDYDRHRSSFKKLQEKKDKSLKDEKKLYEAETAFEQSSQEYEYYNEMLKEELPKLFALAQSFIAPLFQGFYYMQLNVYYVLYEKMSHCEIQYFDFNTDILESYERRRGDVKDRAEALTITKFKTAKPTYKRPGMGPGGKDATASSSSSFSSKREEAAAEPSSSTATDIPPPYSTPSVAGASDYSTPSAGYQTVQTTTTTTEAAAAQYPQAAFPPPPVMPQPAAAAVTTPVAAPVAAAAAAVPVPPPAPAPAAAPAAEHVVALYDYAAQAAGDLSFHAGDRIEVVSRTDNQNEWWIGRLNGAQGQFPGNYVQLE; encoded by the exons ATGAGCTGGAAAGGGTTTACAAAGGCACTTGCGCGTACGCCGCAGACTCTACGCAGCAAGTTTAATGTTGGAGAGATTACCAAAGATCCTATTTATGAGGATGCTGGAAGACGGTTTAAGTCTTTAGAAACGGAAGCGAAAAAGCTGGCTGAAGACGCCAAAAAGTATACTGATGCTATTAATGGGTTATTGAATCATCAAATTGGATTTGCCGATGCTTGTATTGAAATTTACAAGCCTATTAGTGGGCGTGCTTCGGATCCTGAATCGTATGAGCAAGAAGGCAATGCGGAAGGTATTGAGGCTGCCGAGGCTTACAAGGAAATTGTATACGATCTCCAAAAGAATTTGGCTTCTGAAATGGATGTTATCAACACTCGCATTGTCAATCCAACTGGTGAACTGCTCAAGATTGTTAAGGATGTAGATAAGCTTTTGTTGAAACGCGATCATAAGCAGCTGGATTATGATCGTCATCGTTCATCTTTCAAGAAACTTCAGGAAAAGAAGGATAAAAGCCTTAAAGATGAGAAGAAGCTTTATGAAGCTGAAACCGCCTTTGAACAATCTTCCCAAGAATATGAATATTATAATGAAATGCTGAAGGAGGAGTTACCTAAACTATTTGCATTGGCTCAGAGCTTCATTGCTCCCTTATTCCAAGGATTTTACTATATGCAATTAAATGTCTATTACGTTCTTTATGAAAAGATGAGTCACTGCGAAATTCAGTACTTTGATTTCAATACCGATATTTTGGAATCGTACGAAAGAAGACGCGGCGATGTTAAAGATCGCGCAGAGGCTTTGACGATTACTAAATTTAAGACCGCTAAACCGACGTATAAACGACCGGGTATGGGACCGGGTGGTAAAGATGCAActgcttcttcttcttcttccttttcgTCAAAGCGTGAAGAAGCAGCAGCCGAACCCTCCTCTTCGACAGCTACGGATATTCCACCCCCATACTCAACGCCATCGGTTGCCGGAGCTTCCGATTATTCTACCCCAAGTGCAGGTTATCAAACTGTTCAGACGACCACTACTACAACTGAAGCAGCAGCTGCTCAATACCCTCAAGCGGCCTTTCCTCCCCCTCCAGTTATGCCTCAACCTGCTGCTGCGGCAGTGACCACACCTGTTGCTGCACCGGTAGCAGCAGCTGCAGCCGCAGTTCCCGTACCTCCACCAGCGCCTGCACCTGCTGCGGCTCCCGCCGCAGAGCATGTTGTTGCTTTATATGATTATGCTGCCCAAGCAGCCGGAGATTTATCTTTTCATGCTGGCGATCGTATCGAAGTTGTTTCACGTACTGATAATCAAAAT gAATGGTGGATTGGCCGACTTAACGGTGCACAAGGTCAATTTCCTGGTAATTATGTTCAGCTTGAATAA
- the nfs1 gene encoding cysteine desulfurase Nfs1, whose amino-acid sequence MSKMGSLMLSRARCLLELRSALFFVKRESQDINNVRQSLGVYGRSFMTSSRMDKPSMSNKPREQMYGLGNMTAVQEPIPENSLKTVTLDQAQTAASTVTGLHPIYMDFQATSPLDYRVLDSMLPFFTGIYGNPHSRTHAYGWEAEKAVENARQEIASVINADPREIIFTSGATESNNAILKGVARFYKSRKKHLVSVQTEHKCVLDSLRALQEEGFEVTFLPVQTNGLINLDELRDAIRPDTVCVSVMAVNNEIGVCQPLEEIGKICRQKKVFFHSDAAQGYGKIDIDVNRMNIDLMSISAHKIYGPKGIGAAYVRRRPRVRLEPLISGGGQERGLRSGTLAPSQVVGFGTAARICKEEMKYDYAHISKLSQRLIDGLLAIPYTSLNGDPKSRYPGCVNISFNYVEGESLLMGLKNIALSSGSACTSASLEPSYVLRAIGQSDENAHSSIRFGIGRFTTEAEIDYAIENVSRQVSFLRNMSPLWDLVQEGVDLSTIEWSQH is encoded by the coding sequence ATGTCCAAAATGGGAAGTTTGATGCTTTCTAGAGCAAGATGCCTTCTTGAACTACGAAgtgctttattttttgtcaaGCGAGAGAGTCAGGATATTAATAATGTTAGACAGAGTCTTGGAGTTTACGGTAGGTCGTTTATGACTTCCAGTCGTATGGACAAACCTTCAATGAGCAATAAACCTCGTGAACAAATGTACGGGCTAGGAAACATGACGGCGGTTCAAGAGCCCATACCGgaaaattctttgaaaacaGTAACTTTGGATCAAGCACAAACCGCTGCTAGTACGGTTACGGGATTGCATCCTATATATATGGATTTTCAAGCTACCTCTCCTCTCGACTATCGTGTACTAGATAGTATGCTTCCCTTCTTCACTGGAATTTATGGAAACCCACATAGTCGAACACACGCCTATGGCTGGGAAGCAGAAAAAGCTGTTGAAAATGCACGCCAAGAGATAGCATCTGTAATCAATGCTGATCCAAgagaaattatttttacatcTGGCGCAACTGAATCAAATAATGCTATTTTGAAAGGTGTTGCCCGATTTTACAAAAGTAGGAAAAAGCATCTTGTTTCCGTTCAAACTGAGCACAAATGCGTTTTGGATTCCTTACGTGCTCTCCAAGAAGAAGGGTTTGAAGTTACTTTTCTACCTGTTCAAACTAATGGCCTTATTAATTTGGATGAATTACGTGACGCCATACGTCCTGATACTGTTTGTGTAAGTGTAATGGCCGtcaataatgaaattggTGTTTGTCAACCACTAGAAGAGATTGGCAAAATTTGTCGACAGAAGAAGGTTTTCTTTCACTCAGATGCTGCTCAAGGATATGGAAAAATTGACATTGACGTCAATCGAATGAACATTGATTTAATGTCTATTTCTGCTCACAAAATTTACGGCCCTAAAGGAATTGGAGCCGCTTATGTTAGAAGACGTCCTCGTGTACGTTTAGAGCCGCTTATTAGTGGTGGAGGTCAGGAACGAGGTTTACGAAGTGGTACTCTTGCTCCATCTCAAGTAGTGGGATTTGGTACTGCGGCCCGTATATgcaaagaagaaatgaagTATGATTATGCACATATTTCCAAACTATCCCAAAGATTAATAGATGGCCTTCTTGCAATCCCATATACATCTTTGAATGGCGACCCTAAATCTAGATATCCAGGTTGTGTCaacatttctttcaattatGTAGAAGGGGAATCGTTGCTTATGggtttgaaaaatatcgCGCTGTCTTCTGGTTCTGCCTGCACATCCGCATCTCTAGAACCGTCTTACGTTTTGCGTGCAATTGGTCAGAGTGATGAAAATGCTCACAGTTCTATTCGTTTTGGTATTGGCCGATTTACAACTGAAGCCGAAATTGATTATGCTATTGAAAATGTGAGTAGACAAGTTTCTTTCTTAAGGAATATGAGCCCGTTATGGGATTTGGTTCAGGAGGGTGTCGATCTTAGTACTATAGAATGGAGTCAACATTGA
- the bdc1 gene encoding bromodomain-containing protein 1, giving the protein MNIAQEVAVLQYLDIQQENPNAPNEELFNRTAESSLLLEPIEQDQLKDLVEEWMHDSNKSDSKLLSNQVSQNDNDARKNLRKRLRNDVLKDLAEEIQGCEKKLESLYEEVAKAKAKAVEDQLALEEADKEAKKAKTEAPVEAANKSLRSRKKTPEIAAPANIEPEVAPTTKTPKKRAALSNEEKQSLKKFQSAMLPMLDNISNHRFGAPFSHPVNRKEAPDYDSLVYKPQDLRTLKNMIKEGNITEVDELYREVLRIFANCKMYNGSDPANAMSIWGDECFRYTEELFDIYRQASTRSQ; this is encoded by the coding sequence ATGAATATTGCTCAAGAGGTTGCTGTTTTACAATATCTTGATATTCAGCAAGAAAATCCTAATGCTCCCAACGAAGAACTCTTCAATCGAACGGCAGAAAGCAGCCTGCTTTTAGAGCCAATTGAACAAGATCAATTAAAGGATCTGGTCGAGGAATGGATGCATGATAGCAATAAATCTGATTCAAAGCTTCTCTCCAACCAAGTTTCTCAAAACGATAATGATGCTCGAAAAAATCTACGAAAAAGGCTGCGGAACGATGTCCTAAAGGATTTGGCTGAAGAGATACAGGGATGTGAAAAAAAACTGGAAAGCTTATATGAAGAGGTTGCAAAGGCAAAGGCAAAAGCTGTGGAGGATCAACTCGCACTTGAAGAAGCTGACaaggaagcaaaaaaagCGAAAACTGAAGCTCCTGTAGAGGCTGCTAATAAATCTCTTCGTTCTAGAAAGAAAACACCAGAGATTGCAGCTCCTGCAAATATCGAACCCGAAGTTGCACCCACAACTAAGACTCCAAAAAAGCGCGCTGCCCTGTctaatgaagaaaagcagtctttgaaaaagttcCAAAGTGCAATGCTTCCTATGCTCGACAATATTTCTAATCACAGGTTTGGAGCACCTTTTAGTCATCCTGTAAATCGTAAAGAGGCACCAGATTACGATTCTTTAGTTTATAAACCTCAAGACTTACGAACATTGAAGAATATGATCAAAGAGGGTAACATCACGGAAGTGGATGAATTGTATCGAGAAGTTCTTCGAATCTTTGCTAATTGTAAAATGTACAATGGCAGCGATCCAGCCAACGCCATGTCCATATGGGGAGATGAATGTTTTCGCTACACAGAAGAGCTTTTCGATATTTATCGTCAGGCAAGTACCCGTTCTCAATGA